In a single window of the Hippocampus zosterae strain Florida chromosome 6, ASM2543408v3, whole genome shotgun sequence genome:
- the rhbdd3 gene encoding rhomboid domain-containing protein 3, translating to MRYRVFSVWLGSGRPGFFLGTTLLVALILIVYAAGPQTSLSLGPGGDFPRFRDVFLYALNHDDLPSLLVSVAMLLLFGPRQERIWGTVAYLALSTLTMTVLPLIYTLVIFVFSLEASRVCGYAAIQLALFTTQCRHVTKRRLQGCLPVWILPWLLLLVCLIVVPGTPALLNFCAICIAHNYSPSLIGMLQELEKAYVLTFIPTPAYILTSSRLGLPTYSSSQISRSYSQFMHEAHATPSPMSDPLSLNHHPWEEPLSGWRPETEAEVVEEQMLRAGILASLQDVPEEENRKVEVPKSSVSALRLQQLEKMGFPTEKAVVALAASKQLDGAISLLIDNRVGEQAVVTAKGKKTTPLKSPELTQN from the exons ATGCGTTATCGTGTATTTTCAGTATGGCTCGGCTCAGGTCGTCCAGGATTCTTTCTAGGGACAACCCTCCTGGTGGCGCTCATCTTGATAGTGTATGCTGCAGGTCCCCAAACGAGTCTCAGTTTAGGTCCAGGTGGAGACTTTCCACGTTTCAGAG ACGTGTTCCTGTACGCTCTCAATCATGACGATTTACCTTCTCTGCTCGTCAGCGTTGCTATGCTGCTGCTGTTCGGACCACGCCAGGAGCGTATCTGGGGCACAGTCGCCTACCTTGCCCTCTCCACCCTGACAATGACCGTATTACCTCTTATTTACACGTTGGTCATCTTTGTCTTCAGTCTTGAGGCCAGTCGAGTCTGTGGCTATGCTGCCATTCAGCTGGCATTGTTTACAACCCAGTGCCGGCACGTGACAAAAAGACGACTGCAGGGCTGTTTGCCAGTTTGGATTCTGCCCTGGTTGCTGTTGCTGGTTTGTCTGATCGTGGTGCCCGGAACACCTGCCCTACTTAACTTCTGTGCCATATGCATCGCTCATAATT ATAGTCCCAGCCTCATTGGGATGTTAcaggagctggagaaagcctATGTCCTAACCTTCATTCCCACTCCAGCGTATATTCTCACTTCATCCAGACTCGGATTGCCAACCTACAGCTCCTCACAAAT TTCCAGATCATATTCTCAGTTTATGCATGAAGCTCATGCAACACCATCTCCCATGAGCGACCCCTTATCATTGAACCACCATCCGTGGGAGGAGCCACTGTCTGGTTGGAGGCCAGAGACTGAAGCAGAGGTGGTGGAAGAACAGATGCTGAGGGCTGGAATACTTGCCTCCTTACAGGATGTCCCAGAAGAAGAGAATCGAAAAGTAGAGGTGCCAAAATCCTCTGTTTCTGCCCTGAG ACTCCAGCAACTGGAGAAGATGGGCTTCCCCACAGAAAAAGCTGTAGTGGCGCTTGCAGCATCAAAACAGCTGGATGGCGCAATTTCCTTACTCATCGACAACCGTGTTGGAGAGCAGGCTGTGGTGACAGCAAAGGGGAAGAAGACTACGCCACTCAAAAGCCCTGAATTGACTCAAAACTGA
- the ewsr1b gene encoding EWS RNA-binding protein 1b isoform X4, which translates to MASAPDYSSYNQSSSQPGYASYAAPASQAYGQSAQQQTYGQQSYGSYAQPAAAAADNTYTQATPAAGSYTQQQPPQQYSSSYGQAAQAGYPAAQSTAHGYTQSSQAYGAQAYDGAPAAAAAAAAAAPAASQSYGSQPGYTAQSAYPAYGQQPAPAAPQSANSQPASYNQSSYSQQAGYGQQQSGYQAQQTSYSQPQGGYQQQAQQQAPPSYPPQAGGSYGQPPASQYGQQGGPPSYQSNHYNNYRQDGQGGGSGYSDPSRYSEGRGRDGFDRGGMMHRGRGGMGRGMGSAGDRGGFSKPGGHMGGEEREMGRPEEQDESENCAIYITGLTEKANIDEMAEFFKHVGPIRFNRRLGQLAINIYTDKDSGKPKGDATLSYEEPVCAKAAVEHFDGKEFQGRRLKVSMARRKTQIPMRDGMMGRGGMMGRGGERGGFMPRGGPRGMGRGGPTGGNMQQRAGDWECPNPGCGNQNFAWRMECNQCKAPKPEGMGGGPPFSPGGERGRGGMGMGMRGGRGMDRGGPSGGPGGFRGGWGGDRGGFRGGDRGGFRGRGGMDRGGFRGSGRGGPPMGGRGRGMGPPGGKMDMRDHRQERRERPY; encoded by the exons ATGGCGTCGGCTCCCG ATTACAGCTCCTACAACCAGTCCAGTTCTCAACCGGG GTATGCTTCCTATGCTGCCCCGGCCTCACAAGCTTATGGACAATCTGCCCAG CAGCAGACATATGGCCAGCAAAGTTACGGATCGTATGCCCAGcctgctgccgccgctgctgaCAACACATACACTCAAGCAACTCCCGCTGCTGGAAGTTACACTCAACAGCAGCCACCGCAGCAATACAGCTCCTCTTATGGCCAGGCAGCACAAG CTGGCTATCCTGCTGCTCAGTCGACAGCTCATGGTTACACCCAGTCATCCCAGGCTTATGGAGCACAGGCTTATGATGGTGCtcctgctgctgccgccgccgccgctgctgctgctccagctGCATCCCAGTCTTATGGGTCTCAGCCTGGTTATACTGCTCAATCTGCATATCCTGCATATGGTCAGCAGCCAGCTCCTGCTGCACCGCAGAG TGCCAACAGTCAGCCTGCGAGTTACAACCAAAGCAGCTACTCccaacaggcaggatatggccaGCAGCAGTCTGGCTACCAGGCTCAGCAGACCAGCTACAGCCAACCGCAGGGTGGGTACCAGCAACAGGCCCAacagcaggcccctccttcttATCCACCCCAGGCTGGAGGTTCTTATGGGCAACCTCCAGCTAGCCAGTATGGCCAGCAAGGTGGACCACCCAGCTATCAGTCCAACCATTACA ATAATTACAGACAAGATGGCCAGGGAGGGGGCTCTGGTTACTCAGACCCGTCACGGTACTCAGAGGGCAGGGGTCGTGACGGTTTTGACAGAGGAGGAATGATGCATCGTGGCCGTGGCGGCATGGGTCGTGGCATGGG CAGCGCTGGAGACAGAGGTGGCTTCAGTAAGCCTGGTG GACACATGGGTGGCGAAGAACGTGAGATGG GACGACCTGAAGAGCAAGACGAATCGGAGAACTGTGCTATCTACATCACTGGCTTGACAGAGAAGGCCAACATTGACGAGATGGCTGAGTTCTTTAAACACGTCGGACCAATTAGA TTCAATCGCAGGCTCGGCCAGCTTGCCATAAACATCTACACTGATAAGGATTCAGGAAAGCCCAAAGGGGATGCCACCCTCTCCTATGAGGAGCCTGTCTGCGCTAAAGCTGCTGTGGAGCACTTTGATG GTAAGGAGTTTCAGGGCCGCAGACTCAAGGTGTCAATGGCACGCCGTAAAACGCAGATTCCCATGCGCGATGGCATGATGGGCCGTGGGG GTATGATGGGCCGCGGAGGCGAGCGCGGTGGGTTCATGCCCCGAGGTGGCCCACGTGGCATGGGCCGAGGCGGGCCCACAGGAGGCAACATGCAACAAAGGGCCGGAGACTGGGAGTGTCCTAATCC TGGTTGTGGCAACCAAAATTTTGCCTGGAGAATGGAGTGCAACCAATGCAAAGCACCCAAACCAGAAGGCATGGGCGGTGGGCCCCCATTTTCTCCTGGGGGTGAAAGAGGCAGAGGTGGCATGGGAATGGGAATGCGAGGAGGCAGAGGCATGGACCGCGGCGGTCCCTCGGGTGGTCCTGGAGGTTTCCGAGGAGGCTGGGGAGGCGATCGCGGTGGCTTCAGGGGAGGCGATCGTGGTGGATTCAGGGGCCGTGGCGGCATGGACAGAGGTGGTTTCCGTGGTTCCGGCCGTGGTGGACCGCCCATGGGTGGCAGAGGAAGGGGAATGGGCCCACCAGGTGGCAAGATGGATATGAG GGACCATCGCCAGGAGCGCAGAGAAAGACCATATTGA
- the ewsr1b gene encoding EWS RNA-binding protein 1b isoform X5 — MASAPDYSSYNQSSSQPGYASYAAPASQAYGQSAQQTYGQQSYGSYAQPAAAAADNTYTQATPAAGSYTQQQPPQQYSSSYGQAAQAGYPAAQSTAHGYTQSSQAYGAQAYDGAPAAAAAAAAAAPAASQSYGSQPGYTAQSAYPAYGQQPAPAAPQSANSQPASYNQSSYSQQAGYGQQQSGYQAQQTSYSQPQGGYQQQAQQQAPPSYPPQAGGSYGQPPASQYGQQGGPPSYQSNHYNNYRQDGQGGGSGYSDPSRYSEGRGRDGFDRGGMMHRGRGGMGRGMGSAGDRGGFSKPGGHMGGEEREMGRPEEQDESENCAIYITGLTEKANIDEMAEFFKHVGPIRFNRRLGQLAINIYTDKDSGKPKGDATLSYEEPVCAKAAVEHFDGKEFQGRRLKVSMARRKTQIPMRDGMMGRGGMMGRGGERGGFMPRGGPRGMGRGGPTGGNMQQRAGDWECPNPGCGNQNFAWRMECNQCKAPKPEGMGGGPPFSPGGERGRGGMGMGMRGGRGMDRGGPSGGPGGFRGGWGGDRGGFRGGDRGGFRGRGGMDRGGFRGSGRGGPPMGGRGRGMGPPGGKMDMRDHRQERRERPY; from the exons ATGGCGTCGGCTCCCG ATTACAGCTCCTACAACCAGTCCAGTTCTCAACCGGG GTATGCTTCCTATGCTGCCCCGGCCTCACAAGCTTATGGACAATCTGCCCAG CAGACATATGGCCAGCAAAGTTACGGATCGTATGCCCAGcctgctgccgccgctgctgaCAACACATACACTCAAGCAACTCCCGCTGCTGGAAGTTACACTCAACAGCAGCCACCGCAGCAATACAGCTCCTCTTATGGCCAGGCAGCACAAG CTGGCTATCCTGCTGCTCAGTCGACAGCTCATGGTTACACCCAGTCATCCCAGGCTTATGGAGCACAGGCTTATGATGGTGCtcctgctgctgccgccgccgccgctgctgctgctccagctGCATCCCAGTCTTATGGGTCTCAGCCTGGTTATACTGCTCAATCTGCATATCCTGCATATGGTCAGCAGCCAGCTCCTGCTGCACCGCAGAG TGCCAACAGTCAGCCTGCGAGTTACAACCAAAGCAGCTACTCccaacaggcaggatatggccaGCAGCAGTCTGGCTACCAGGCTCAGCAGACCAGCTACAGCCAACCGCAGGGTGGGTACCAGCAACAGGCCCAacagcaggcccctccttcttATCCACCCCAGGCTGGAGGTTCTTATGGGCAACCTCCAGCTAGCCAGTATGGCCAGCAAGGTGGACCACCCAGCTATCAGTCCAACCATTACA ATAATTACAGACAAGATGGCCAGGGAGGGGGCTCTGGTTACTCAGACCCGTCACGGTACTCAGAGGGCAGGGGTCGTGACGGTTTTGACAGAGGAGGAATGATGCATCGTGGCCGTGGCGGCATGGGTCGTGGCATGGG CAGCGCTGGAGACAGAGGTGGCTTCAGTAAGCCTGGTG GACACATGGGTGGCGAAGAACGTGAGATGG GACGACCTGAAGAGCAAGACGAATCGGAGAACTGTGCTATCTACATCACTGGCTTGACAGAGAAGGCCAACATTGACGAGATGGCTGAGTTCTTTAAACACGTCGGACCAATTAGA TTCAATCGCAGGCTCGGCCAGCTTGCCATAAACATCTACACTGATAAGGATTCAGGAAAGCCCAAAGGGGATGCCACCCTCTCCTATGAGGAGCCTGTCTGCGCTAAAGCTGCTGTGGAGCACTTTGATG GTAAGGAGTTTCAGGGCCGCAGACTCAAGGTGTCAATGGCACGCCGTAAAACGCAGATTCCCATGCGCGATGGCATGATGGGCCGTGGGG GTATGATGGGCCGCGGAGGCGAGCGCGGTGGGTTCATGCCCCGAGGTGGCCCACGTGGCATGGGCCGAGGCGGGCCCACAGGAGGCAACATGCAACAAAGGGCCGGAGACTGGGAGTGTCCTAATCC TGGTTGTGGCAACCAAAATTTTGCCTGGAGAATGGAGTGCAACCAATGCAAAGCACCCAAACCAGAAGGCATGGGCGGTGGGCCCCCATTTTCTCCTGGGGGTGAAAGAGGCAGAGGTGGCATGGGAATGGGAATGCGAGGAGGCAGAGGCATGGACCGCGGCGGTCCCTCGGGTGGTCCTGGAGGTTTCCGAGGAGGCTGGGGAGGCGATCGCGGTGGCTTCAGGGGAGGCGATCGTGGTGGATTCAGGGGCCGTGGCGGCATGGACAGAGGTGGTTTCCGTGGTTCCGGCCGTGGTGGACCGCCCATGGGTGGCAGAGGAAGGGGAATGGGCCCACCAGGTGGCAAGATGGATATGAG GGACCATCGCCAGGAGCGCAGAGAAAGACCATATTGA
- the ewsr1b gene encoding EWS RNA-binding protein 1b isoform X1, with amino-acid sequence MASAPDYSSYNQSSSQPGYASYAAPASQAYGQSAQQQTYGQQSYGSYAQPAAAAADNTYTQATPAAGSYTQQQPPQQYSSSYGQAAQAGYPAAQSTAHGYTQSSQAYGAQAYDGAPAAAAAAAAAAPAASQSYGSQPGYTAQSAYPAYGQQPAPAAPQSYSANSQPASYNQSSYSQQAGYGQQQSGYQAQQTSYSQPQGGYQQQAQQQAPPSYPPQAGGSYGQPPASQYGQQGGPPSYQSNHYNNYRQDGQGGGSGYSDPSRYSEGRGRDGFDRGGMMHRGRGGMGRGMGSAGDRGGFSKPGGHMGGEEREMGRPEEQDESENCAIYITGLTEKANIDEMAEFFKHVGPIRFNRRLGQLAINIYTDKDSGKPKGDATLSYEEPVCAKAAVEHFDGKEFQGRRLKVSMARRKTQIPMRDGMMGRGGMMGRGGERGGFMPRGGPRGMGRGGPTGGNMQQRAGDWECPNPGCGNQNFAWRMECNQCKAPKPEGMGGGPPFSPGGERGRGGMGMGMRGGRGMDRGGPSGGPGGFRGGWGGDRGGFRGGDRGGFRGRGGMDRGGFRGSGRGGPPMGGRGRGMGPPGGKMDMRDHRQERRERPY; translated from the exons ATGGCGTCGGCTCCCG ATTACAGCTCCTACAACCAGTCCAGTTCTCAACCGGG GTATGCTTCCTATGCTGCCCCGGCCTCACAAGCTTATGGACAATCTGCCCAG CAGCAGACATATGGCCAGCAAAGTTACGGATCGTATGCCCAGcctgctgccgccgctgctgaCAACACATACACTCAAGCAACTCCCGCTGCTGGAAGTTACACTCAACAGCAGCCACCGCAGCAATACAGCTCCTCTTATGGCCAGGCAGCACAAG CTGGCTATCCTGCTGCTCAGTCGACAGCTCATGGTTACACCCAGTCATCCCAGGCTTATGGAGCACAGGCTTATGATGGTGCtcctgctgctgccgccgccgccgctgctgctgctccagctGCATCCCAGTCTTATGGGTCTCAGCCTGGTTATACTGCTCAATCTGCATATCCTGCATATGGTCAGCAGCCAGCTCCTGCTGCACCGCAGAG TTACAGTGCCAACAGTCAGCCTGCGAGTTACAACCAAAGCAGCTACTCccaacaggcaggatatggccaGCAGCAGTCTGGCTACCAGGCTCAGCAGACCAGCTACAGCCAACCGCAGGGTGGGTACCAGCAACAGGCCCAacagcaggcccctccttcttATCCACCCCAGGCTGGAGGTTCTTATGGGCAACCTCCAGCTAGCCAGTATGGCCAGCAAGGTGGACCACCCAGCTATCAGTCCAACCATTACA ATAATTACAGACAAGATGGCCAGGGAGGGGGCTCTGGTTACTCAGACCCGTCACGGTACTCAGAGGGCAGGGGTCGTGACGGTTTTGACAGAGGAGGAATGATGCATCGTGGCCGTGGCGGCATGGGTCGTGGCATGGG CAGCGCTGGAGACAGAGGTGGCTTCAGTAAGCCTGGTG GACACATGGGTGGCGAAGAACGTGAGATGG GACGACCTGAAGAGCAAGACGAATCGGAGAACTGTGCTATCTACATCACTGGCTTGACAGAGAAGGCCAACATTGACGAGATGGCTGAGTTCTTTAAACACGTCGGACCAATTAGA TTCAATCGCAGGCTCGGCCAGCTTGCCATAAACATCTACACTGATAAGGATTCAGGAAAGCCCAAAGGGGATGCCACCCTCTCCTATGAGGAGCCTGTCTGCGCTAAAGCTGCTGTGGAGCACTTTGATG GTAAGGAGTTTCAGGGCCGCAGACTCAAGGTGTCAATGGCACGCCGTAAAACGCAGATTCCCATGCGCGATGGCATGATGGGCCGTGGGG GTATGATGGGCCGCGGAGGCGAGCGCGGTGGGTTCATGCCCCGAGGTGGCCCACGTGGCATGGGCCGAGGCGGGCCCACAGGAGGCAACATGCAACAAAGGGCCGGAGACTGGGAGTGTCCTAATCC TGGTTGTGGCAACCAAAATTTTGCCTGGAGAATGGAGTGCAACCAATGCAAAGCACCCAAACCAGAAGGCATGGGCGGTGGGCCCCCATTTTCTCCTGGGGGTGAAAGAGGCAGAGGTGGCATGGGAATGGGAATGCGAGGAGGCAGAGGCATGGACCGCGGCGGTCCCTCGGGTGGTCCTGGAGGTTTCCGAGGAGGCTGGGGAGGCGATCGCGGTGGCTTCAGGGGAGGCGATCGTGGTGGATTCAGGGGCCGTGGCGGCATGGACAGAGGTGGTTTCCGTGGTTCCGGCCGTGGTGGACCGCCCATGGGTGGCAGAGGAAGGGGAATGGGCCCACCAGGTGGCAAGATGGATATGAG GGACCATCGCCAGGAGCGCAGAGAAAGACCATATTGA
- the ewsr1b gene encoding EWS RNA-binding protein 1b isoform X3 — MASAPDYSSYNQSSSQPGYASYAAPASQAYGQSAQQQTYGQQSYGSYAQPAAAAADNTYTQATPAAGSYTQQQPPQQYSSSYGQAAQAGYPAAQSTAHGYTQSSQAYGAQAYDGAPAAAAAAAAAAPAASQSYGSQPGYTAQSAYPAYGQQPAPAAPQSYSANSQPASYNQSSYSQQAGYGQQQSGYQAQQTSYSQPQGGYQQQAQQQAPPSYPPQAGGSYGQPPASQYGQQGGPPSYQSNHYNNYRQDGQGGGSGYSDPSRYSEGRGRDGFDRGGMMHRGRGGMGRGMGAGDRGGFSKPGGHMGGEEREMGRPEEQDESENCAIYITGLTEKANIDEMAEFFKHVGPIRFNRRLGQLAINIYTDKDSGKPKGDATLSYEEPVCAKAAVEHFDGKEFQGRRLKVSMARRKTQIPMRDGMMGRGGMMGRGGERGGFMPRGGPRGMGRGGPTGGNMQQRAGDWECPNPGCGNQNFAWRMECNQCKAPKPEGMGGGPPFSPGGERGRGGMGMGMRGGRGMDRGGPSGGPGGFRGGWGGDRGGFRGGDRGGFRGRGGMDRGGFRGSGRGGPPMGGRGRGMGPPGGKMDMRDHRQERRERPY; from the exons ATGGCGTCGGCTCCCG ATTACAGCTCCTACAACCAGTCCAGTTCTCAACCGGG GTATGCTTCCTATGCTGCCCCGGCCTCACAAGCTTATGGACAATCTGCCCAG CAGCAGACATATGGCCAGCAAAGTTACGGATCGTATGCCCAGcctgctgccgccgctgctgaCAACACATACACTCAAGCAACTCCCGCTGCTGGAAGTTACACTCAACAGCAGCCACCGCAGCAATACAGCTCCTCTTATGGCCAGGCAGCACAAG CTGGCTATCCTGCTGCTCAGTCGACAGCTCATGGTTACACCCAGTCATCCCAGGCTTATGGAGCACAGGCTTATGATGGTGCtcctgctgctgccgccgccgccgctgctgctgctccagctGCATCCCAGTCTTATGGGTCTCAGCCTGGTTATACTGCTCAATCTGCATATCCTGCATATGGTCAGCAGCCAGCTCCTGCTGCACCGCAGAG TTACAGTGCCAACAGTCAGCCTGCGAGTTACAACCAAAGCAGCTACTCccaacaggcaggatatggccaGCAGCAGTCTGGCTACCAGGCTCAGCAGACCAGCTACAGCCAACCGCAGGGTGGGTACCAGCAACAGGCCCAacagcaggcccctccttcttATCCACCCCAGGCTGGAGGTTCTTATGGGCAACCTCCAGCTAGCCAGTATGGCCAGCAAGGTGGACCACCCAGCTATCAGTCCAACCATTACA ATAATTACAGACAAGATGGCCAGGGAGGGGGCTCTGGTTACTCAGACCCGTCACGGTACTCAGAGGGCAGGGGTCGTGACGGTTTTGACAGAGGAGGAATGATGCATCGTGGCCGTGGCGGCATGGGTCGTGGCATGGG CGCTGGAGACAGAGGTGGCTTCAGTAAGCCTGGTG GACACATGGGTGGCGAAGAACGTGAGATGG GACGACCTGAAGAGCAAGACGAATCGGAGAACTGTGCTATCTACATCACTGGCTTGACAGAGAAGGCCAACATTGACGAGATGGCTGAGTTCTTTAAACACGTCGGACCAATTAGA TTCAATCGCAGGCTCGGCCAGCTTGCCATAAACATCTACACTGATAAGGATTCAGGAAAGCCCAAAGGGGATGCCACCCTCTCCTATGAGGAGCCTGTCTGCGCTAAAGCTGCTGTGGAGCACTTTGATG GTAAGGAGTTTCAGGGCCGCAGACTCAAGGTGTCAATGGCACGCCGTAAAACGCAGATTCCCATGCGCGATGGCATGATGGGCCGTGGGG GTATGATGGGCCGCGGAGGCGAGCGCGGTGGGTTCATGCCCCGAGGTGGCCCACGTGGCATGGGCCGAGGCGGGCCCACAGGAGGCAACATGCAACAAAGGGCCGGAGACTGGGAGTGTCCTAATCC TGGTTGTGGCAACCAAAATTTTGCCTGGAGAATGGAGTGCAACCAATGCAAAGCACCCAAACCAGAAGGCATGGGCGGTGGGCCCCCATTTTCTCCTGGGGGTGAAAGAGGCAGAGGTGGCATGGGAATGGGAATGCGAGGAGGCAGAGGCATGGACCGCGGCGGTCCCTCGGGTGGTCCTGGAGGTTTCCGAGGAGGCTGGGGAGGCGATCGCGGTGGCTTCAGGGGAGGCGATCGTGGTGGATTCAGGGGCCGTGGCGGCATGGACAGAGGTGGTTTCCGTGGTTCCGGCCGTGGTGGACCGCCCATGGGTGGCAGAGGAAGGGGAATGGGCCCACCAGGTGGCAAGATGGATATGAG GGACCATCGCCAGGAGCGCAGAGAAAGACCATATTGA
- the ewsr1b gene encoding EWS RNA-binding protein 1b isoform X2 yields the protein MASAPDYSSYNQSSSQPGYASYAAPASQAYGQSAQQTYGQQSYGSYAQPAAAAADNTYTQATPAAGSYTQQQPPQQYSSSYGQAAQAGYPAAQSTAHGYTQSSQAYGAQAYDGAPAAAAAAAAAAPAASQSYGSQPGYTAQSAYPAYGQQPAPAAPQSYSANSQPASYNQSSYSQQAGYGQQQSGYQAQQTSYSQPQGGYQQQAQQQAPPSYPPQAGGSYGQPPASQYGQQGGPPSYQSNHYNNYRQDGQGGGSGYSDPSRYSEGRGRDGFDRGGMMHRGRGGMGRGMGSAGDRGGFSKPGGHMGGEEREMGRPEEQDESENCAIYITGLTEKANIDEMAEFFKHVGPIRFNRRLGQLAINIYTDKDSGKPKGDATLSYEEPVCAKAAVEHFDGKEFQGRRLKVSMARRKTQIPMRDGMMGRGGMMGRGGERGGFMPRGGPRGMGRGGPTGGNMQQRAGDWECPNPGCGNQNFAWRMECNQCKAPKPEGMGGGPPFSPGGERGRGGMGMGMRGGRGMDRGGPSGGPGGFRGGWGGDRGGFRGGDRGGFRGRGGMDRGGFRGSGRGGPPMGGRGRGMGPPGGKMDMRDHRQERRERPY from the exons ATGGCGTCGGCTCCCG ATTACAGCTCCTACAACCAGTCCAGTTCTCAACCGGG GTATGCTTCCTATGCTGCCCCGGCCTCACAAGCTTATGGACAATCTGCCCAG CAGACATATGGCCAGCAAAGTTACGGATCGTATGCCCAGcctgctgccgccgctgctgaCAACACATACACTCAAGCAACTCCCGCTGCTGGAAGTTACACTCAACAGCAGCCACCGCAGCAATACAGCTCCTCTTATGGCCAGGCAGCACAAG CTGGCTATCCTGCTGCTCAGTCGACAGCTCATGGTTACACCCAGTCATCCCAGGCTTATGGAGCACAGGCTTATGATGGTGCtcctgctgctgccgccgccgccgctgctgctgctccagctGCATCCCAGTCTTATGGGTCTCAGCCTGGTTATACTGCTCAATCTGCATATCCTGCATATGGTCAGCAGCCAGCTCCTGCTGCACCGCAGAG TTACAGTGCCAACAGTCAGCCTGCGAGTTACAACCAAAGCAGCTACTCccaacaggcaggatatggccaGCAGCAGTCTGGCTACCAGGCTCAGCAGACCAGCTACAGCCAACCGCAGGGTGGGTACCAGCAACAGGCCCAacagcaggcccctccttcttATCCACCCCAGGCTGGAGGTTCTTATGGGCAACCTCCAGCTAGCCAGTATGGCCAGCAAGGTGGACCACCCAGCTATCAGTCCAACCATTACA ATAATTACAGACAAGATGGCCAGGGAGGGGGCTCTGGTTACTCAGACCCGTCACGGTACTCAGAGGGCAGGGGTCGTGACGGTTTTGACAGAGGAGGAATGATGCATCGTGGCCGTGGCGGCATGGGTCGTGGCATGGG CAGCGCTGGAGACAGAGGTGGCTTCAGTAAGCCTGGTG GACACATGGGTGGCGAAGAACGTGAGATGG GACGACCTGAAGAGCAAGACGAATCGGAGAACTGTGCTATCTACATCACTGGCTTGACAGAGAAGGCCAACATTGACGAGATGGCTGAGTTCTTTAAACACGTCGGACCAATTAGA TTCAATCGCAGGCTCGGCCAGCTTGCCATAAACATCTACACTGATAAGGATTCAGGAAAGCCCAAAGGGGATGCCACCCTCTCCTATGAGGAGCCTGTCTGCGCTAAAGCTGCTGTGGAGCACTTTGATG GTAAGGAGTTTCAGGGCCGCAGACTCAAGGTGTCAATGGCACGCCGTAAAACGCAGATTCCCATGCGCGATGGCATGATGGGCCGTGGGG GTATGATGGGCCGCGGAGGCGAGCGCGGTGGGTTCATGCCCCGAGGTGGCCCACGTGGCATGGGCCGAGGCGGGCCCACAGGAGGCAACATGCAACAAAGGGCCGGAGACTGGGAGTGTCCTAATCC TGGTTGTGGCAACCAAAATTTTGCCTGGAGAATGGAGTGCAACCAATGCAAAGCACCCAAACCAGAAGGCATGGGCGGTGGGCCCCCATTTTCTCCTGGGGGTGAAAGAGGCAGAGGTGGCATGGGAATGGGAATGCGAGGAGGCAGAGGCATGGACCGCGGCGGTCCCTCGGGTGGTCCTGGAGGTTTCCGAGGAGGCTGGGGAGGCGATCGCGGTGGCTTCAGGGGAGGCGATCGTGGTGGATTCAGGGGCCGTGGCGGCATGGACAGAGGTGGTTTCCGTGGTTCCGGCCGTGGTGGACCGCCCATGGGTGGCAGAGGAAGGGGAATGGGCCCACCAGGTGGCAAGATGGATATGAG GGACCATCGCCAGGAGCGCAGAGAAAGACCATATTGA